AAATGGGGGATAGAGGTCGCGATCTTCCGAGGGAACAACAGAAACAGGCGACGTGGCTTCCACAATACCTGCATATACTACCGTCAGCTGCAGGATGTTCTGCAGGGCAAGGACGTCATGCTTCCCAACGGCAAGATGACCGACTATGCCTGCCCAAAGCAGCCTCTGCTGTTTGATGACCGGGGAGAGTGATGCGACACACCATACACTTGCTTGAGGACATGCGGCAACAGATAGCCTCCGCCGCAATCAAGATGCGGGAGTGGGAGGAAATGCCCCGCGTTAGTGATGAGGAAGAGAAGCAGATCATTGAGCACATCGCTCTTTTCGATCACTCAGACGAGTTCCGTGATGTGCGGATCTCCGGCGTGGACGGAAGTGGCGACTACCCGACCCTTTCCTACAACGACTCATTCGTCTACGTGACCGTTGCGCAGGGCTCTTCCTACCGGTCGCACCGGGCACATGGTCTACAGGAAGAAGAGTCCCTTCCCCCACTGATCCGCGTGACCTGGCTGCCGGCGAGCAACGACGCCAGTAGCCTAGAGCTCCGGGACGACCTGGCGGACTTGGCTGGCGAGGAACTACTGCAGACGCTGGCCAACTCTGATTACCGTTCACTCAAGGCTCGCCTCTCCCGCAAGGACACCCCACCAGTTCAGCTTGCCGAACATCTGCTCCTGCCGCATGCCCATGACGCAGGGAACCTCCGCATCCAGCTTTGCTCCACGGCAGAATTCGGAATGGCGCTGCGTATCATCAAGTCTTCAGACGAGGGTGCCTACGTTCTGGTGGATACAACAATGTCTCTCCCCCTGGTAACGAGGAAGGACGCGAGCCTTTTCTTTGAGCACGTGAAGAGACGGTGTTGCTCTGAGGCCCGGGATCGTGGTGTTCGTTTCCTTGCGCTCTCAAAGTCACACGGGCTTCCCTCAATCGGCCTGATCGAGGGACTTGCGAGAGAAAAGGGCGGTCTCCCCGAAGGCGCTTCCGCCGAGCACTGGTTCCTCCGACTTCCTGTCCAAGGCATAGATGGCTGGGCTTTCTCGCTTGCCGAGGAGCGTTTGCTTCCCCCACCGGGCGCGATAACCTACCTGGTGCGCTTCCACAGAACGACGCCAGTAATGCGTCTCGATATGGACCGTCGCTTCTGGGAGGAACATATCAAGGGGGACGAGCTTGCAGAGCAGGCTCTGTTCCAGGACTTGGATTACGCTTGTCACGACCAGCGATGCTACGGGTATCCCTATCCCATCCATGCGGGCATGGCGGCGCGTCGCTGACGAAGCAGGAGCGGATTGCTTTGCGGAAACGGATCGTAGATGAAGCCGTGCGCCAGGGCCTGAGACGCTCGCTCTTTAGGGACGCATCAATCGGGACTGGCCACGCCTAGTCCTGCATCCAGACCGGAGGGGAATATGCCAAATCTAACGGCAACGATAGCGAAGCTGGGGACGCGCTTTGGCGTTCTGGCTGAGAGCAGCACGGCCATGCTCTCGGTGATCTGCAGAGATACGGATGTAGCGGTGGGGGACCTGTTCCTGCTGCCTTGTCATCGTGGCCCGGAACGAATGTACGTGTTTCGTACTACTCAATATGCGAACATTCTGAACCGTGAGTTTCAGATGAACGACATCGCTCGCAACAAGCTGACGATGCCGGACTCCCTATTTCTCTGCGGATCTCGCGGATGAGAAGCTGATCGAACTCAAGGGCATTGTGCTTGGCTACTCGCAGCGGAACGAAGCCACCGACACGTGGGAGTTCCACCGTCCTCGCCGTCTCCCCGAGCATCTGTCCGACGTGTACCATGTGAATGCGGACAACCCAGAGGTCGCAGAAGTTGTTCGAGGACTGATTGCCAGTCAGTTGGGGTCCTCAGGGCTGCGCGTAGGGGAACTGCTGGCTGGCGAGAGCCCGCTCGAAGGCGTGGGCATCTACCTGCCCACCTTCGCTCTGTCTCACCACATTGGCGTCTTCGGTCGCACTGGCTGTGGCAAGAGCAACCTGATGATGGTCTTCCTCAAGGCCATTCTCGACCACAACCAGCGGGTACTACAGGAAGGGCTGGCTGAACCGAAGGCGTCCATCTTCGCCATTGATCCGCACAACGAATTCTGGACCTGGCACGCCGAGGCCGGCGGAGCTGACGGCATTCGGGGAGTCGTCCAGGCGTACGGTCTGGAGGAGCAACACGCACTGGTCGCGCCTTTCGCTTATCTGACGGCCAAGAACGTATCTGCGGCCTTCCAGCAGAAACTGGATCTCTCCCGGGCGGATGTGACTCCTCCCGATCTTGCCAGCATCATGGAGTTTTCCGAGCAACAGGTCGGCTACTGCAATCACGTCTTCCACGCCAAAGGCGAAGGCTGGGTACAGGCCGTGCTCATGTCGAGCACGGAAGCCGGCGACGATGAGGATGCGGGCGGCTACCTACCGGGTACCGTTTCCCGCTGTCCAGCGGCGGTTGGGCTTCCTGCAATACGGACACACCCGGATCTTCGCTCGGTTCGATCCCGATGCTGGCCTGAACTACGACTCCATGCTGCCGGACATCATCTGTGCGTTGGAGCATGGGCGGGTCCTGATCCTCGACACCACCCTCATGAGTGAACTCGAGCAGTTCTTGGTCAGCACCGTGGTTGCCCGAGTTCTGTTCAGCCTGCGCAAGGCACTTCGCTCGGCAGAGTCTGCCGAAACATTGGAGGACGAGATCCGTCAGGCCCTAGGCAATGACACCACCAACGGCCAGGTCGGCATGCGCAGCCTCGCAGATGTCCTCATCGGGCGACTGGGTACTGGAGAGTTGCCCTACATCGACGATGGGATTCTGGTCTCCTCGACCGATCTCCCCTATGTCAACGTGGTCATTGAGGAAGCCCCCAGCATCCTCAATCCCGACCGCATGCGGTTCGGCAGCGTGTTCCGGGATATCTCCCGACAAGGCCGGAAGTTCGGGATCGGCCTGACCGTGGTCAGCCAGCAAGTCAGCGAGATCGACCAGGGGGTGCTGACTCAGCTCAATACCGAATTCACCATGGCCCTCGGCAACGAGTTGGAGCGGCGAGAGGCGGTCAAGAACGCGTCGGCCGACCTCTACGGCTTCGAGCGCGAATTGCAGGTGATGGGCAAGGGACAGGTCATGCTAACCGCCTCCTACCGGGATGTGCCATTGCCCATGCAGGTCCCGAACTACGATGAGATCGGGGGAGTTCGCTAGCGTGGCAAACCAAGACCGGACAGGGAACTCATACGAACAGCTGCTGGAAGCATCCGTTCAGCAGCTAGGCTACGAGAGAAATGGAACAACGGGAAGATGCTATCTGCATCCATCTAAGGGGCAGAAGCTGGTCGTGATCCCAGACACTTACATCCAACCGGACATTGTGATCCGTTCAGGTAAGCGCGTCACTTCGGTTCTGTACGTGACCCATTGGAGTGAGACGCGTTCCTCAAAGAAGAAGTTCTGGCGAACGTGGGAGGAAGCCGCCCAGCAGAAACTCGTCGTTGGTTCTCAGATGCGGACAGTTAACTGCATCTTCGAAGCCCTTCCTGCGGGGACAAGACCTCGGATATGCGTCAGAGCTACTGATCTACCCAGAGATCGCTTGAGGAATGGGCGTCCCCCTCTCCAGCTGAATGGATGGGATCCGGGGATCGGTTGGGCCATGATCGAGGCCTTTGATGTGTCCATCATATTCCCTGTAGGCTATGAACCTGTTCACGCGGCAAAGGACTTCGGGGAGAGTGAGCACGACCCCGTGACCACGGAGCTTGTTCGTCGGGCTCTCACCAAGCGCGTGAAACGCTACCATGACTCAATGTGGGACTTGCCTTGGGCCGGGTCAGGAAGGTGGCGGTGGACGGTGCGAAGGAGTCTGGGCCTACGGCAAGCCGGTACCGTATCGGGCTTCTGCATGTCTACCTGTTCCACCGTGTTCTATCGCGAATTGCCGGACCTTCCATGGCATCTCTCGGGGAGTTCCTGACCGGTCTGATTAGCATGGGATCCACTTCTCTGCGAATCCGTGAACTGCACAGGATCCCCTGCTTCTCTGCTTGTAGTCTCGAACAGGTTGGGGAGGTCTTCAGTACTCTTGCCAAGGTATTCGTCCGCACTGGCGACAAGGCGAAGATGTTCTGTATGGAAACGTCTACGGGGGTAGGAGGAGAATACTCACTCAACAAAGACCTCGCCCTCTCCCTCCGAGATCTAGGGCTCCATGTTAGTTCACCTGGGTTTCTTAATGTACTTGAGGCGACCTTTGCCCGCTTCGACCGTGCCTACGGTGTCGGAGAAGCCATGGAGGACATTGCCTCACCACACATGATGACCCACAAGGAGGCCTTCGTTCGGGAGAGTTTTGAAGCGGTGGTAGCAGACCATGATGTCAGCGAGCTAAAGCGGCTCTTGTGCAAGCATGCCATGGCACCCAGTGCCGAGCGTGTGGCGGTCAGCGGACACTCTCAGAACTGGGTTTTCGAGATGCTCCTTAGCATGACGAACCTGAACAGCAGTGAAGACATCCAGAAGCGCTTCAAACGCCTCTTCGAGTCCACTGCGCACAAACTGCGACCACACGCACCGTACGGAGACTACGCCAAGGCAGTCGCTTTCATGCTGCAAGGGAGAGACCTCTGCGAACAATGGGGCTCCCCAAACCTACGCAGGACACTCTCCGAAGATGAGTTCCGGAGGCTGGCATGGGAAACAGTGGCTGAATGCATCCTGGGAGGCTTTTCCGACCGGGGGTCCCGAATGGCCAGCAGCGACAGGGTCATTCGTGAGTACCTGCAGAACAAGTCGATGCGGATCATCTCCTCCGATCTCAACGGTCTGAATGCGATGGTTGAGCACTACCTTGGGGACATCTGTGAATTCGCCTTTGAGGAGACCGATGACTGTGAAGTCATGGAACTCAGGGACGAGCTCTTCTCCCATCGCGTCTGCCCTTCATGCCATACAGACATCATCAAGCGCATCTGGAAGGCAGAGCCCCTGACTACTCATTTTGAGGGTGTCTCACGGAACGGGAAATGGCTGATCAAGATTCAGTCTGCCCAGGACGGGAACGAAGGACATAAGACGAAGGAACTAGCGGGACGGAGCCGAGGGATTGGGATTGCCTGCAGTTTCGGAGAGGATGCGACTAACCGTATGGAATGGAGCTTCGGCATGCGGTACATGCCCAAGCGAGCACTTGTCCTTGACGGAGACTGGAGTCCCAGACAGAAAGCGAATCTCTACGAAGCAGGTTGGGATTGGCTTGGCGAAGTGAGTGAACTGGGCGAGTTGCGGAAACTAATCGCCGAGTGAGCGCCGGACGCTACCGAGCGAACACAGGGAGGAACGATGATTTCAATCGATGCATTCCACGAGATCCTGGACAGCGAGAAGGGCCGCGGCTACCCGCTCAACGACAGCCAACGGAAAGCTGTCGACCATCCAACCGGTCCCCTCTGGCTGATCGCTGGACCGGGTTCGGGCAAGAGCGAGGTGCTGGTTACTCGAACGCTCCGGCTGCTCTGTGTGGATGGAGTCGACCCCCGTTCGGTGATGCTCACCACATTCACCGTCAAGGCGGCTCGGAATCTGGAGGACCGCCTGGCCACGTACCTGTCGGGCCTGCAGCATCACGAGCCCAGCTTGGCAGCGGTCGACATCTCGGACCTGCGGATCGGCACGATCCATAGCCTATGCAACGACATTCTCCAGGAGTACCGGTACCCGGGCTACCAGAATGTCCGGTTGCTGGATCAGGTGGAGCAACACCTTTTCCTCTACCTCCATGCCGACATCACGAACCACGATGACCTGGCCTTCTGGGAGTTCTTCGAGTACGCCGTCAGCGATTGGCGGAGCAAGGACTATGCCCCTGGCAAGTGGAAGCGTGCCAAGGCTGCGACTGTCCTGTTCAACCATATCGTGGAGGACATGGTCGATGTGTCTGCCATGAGGGGAGCGGGCGGACACTGGGCGACGCTGGCGGACCTCTACGACCAATACGTCGCCATGTTGAAGGCCAAATACCGCTGTGATTGGGCGCATCTGCAGGCCAGGTTCGTGGAGTTCATCCAGGAACCATCGGGACGCCAACTGCTGGGAGGTGTCGCTGGCAAGACACCGCCGCTGACGCATATCCTCGTCGATGAATACCAGGACTCGAATCCCATCCAGGAACGTCTGTATCTGTCACTGGCCAGCCAAGCGCCGCACAACCTGACGGTGGTTGGCGATGACGATCAGGCGCTCTACCGGTTCCGGGGGGGGGACAGTGGCGGGGATGGTCAACTTCGACAAAGGCCTGCAAGACTGTGTTGGGCATCGACCCCACACCTGTGCAACTCGTCGAGAACTATCGTTCTCACGAGGACATCGTGGAGTTCTTCAACCGGTACATCACGTCCTTCCCGGAGATGGCCCGACCTGGCGTGAGGGCGCCGGACAAGAAGCCGGTTGAGCCCATGTCGAGCGTGACCGGTGACCACCCAGCTGTGGCCTGGGTGACTCGGAAGAAGGCTGGCGATCTGCCTGCGGCAGTCGCCGATCTGATCGAGGACCATCTCGTCGCCGACGGGGTCATTTCCGACTACAGCCAATGTGTGCTGCTACTGCGGAGTGCCAAGGACTCCACGCGCAATGCAGGCCCATTCCTGGAGGCCCTCAATGCGAAGGGAGTTCCTGTCTACAACCCTCGCTCGAAGACGTTCATGGATAGCGAGGAGGTCCAGTGCCTGCTTGGTGCGCTGGTCCATGTGATCGATTGGAATCACTGGTTCCGCACGATCACGTATCCCGTTCCCTGGGTAGCCAATGTGAACTCGTGGATCGTGACGCTAGACCGAGCTTTGGATGCCATACCCACCATGCGGCACGGGCTTGAAAACTACATAGAGGAAAGCAACAAAGCCCTCGAGGCAGACTGCCGTGCGAACCCAGGTGGCTTCCTCGACGTCACGCTCCACGAAATCCTCTTCCGCATCCTCTCTCTGGAGCCATTCCGGGAATGGCGGAAGGACCCAGTTCGCAGCCAACGACTGGCGAAGGTCACCCGCTTGTTCGACAGCTACCACAGCTTCAGTCTGGATTCGCTTCGCTCGGATGCCACGGGAAGGAGCATTGACGAGAGCTTCCTCGGGCGATTCTATTACACGTTCGTGAGCTACCTCGTGGATGCCGGGATCGACGATGAGGAAGACGAGGAAGTCGTCGTCCCCGAAGGCAGCCTACCGGTGATGACCATTCACCAAGCCAAAGGGCTCGAGTTTCCCTTCGTGATCGTGGGTCAGTTGGGGACGAAGGGACGTGTAGGTGCGGCGCAGCAGTTGGAGCATGAGCTAGCACCATTCCGGCAGGACCTGTATCCGCGCAATCCGCAGGCTCCGGCAGACTTGGCGATTGAGGATGACATCCGCCTGCTCTATGTCGCCTACTCCCGCGCCCAGTATGCCCTGATCCTAGCTGGCACTCAAACCCAGATGAAGAAGCACGTGGCTGCTCCGGGGCGTGATTTCACCACATTCCGTCGAGAAACCAAGATCATCTGAGGAGAGAACCCATGCCTGGCCCCTACTCGGGAATTGCTTTGACTCCACCCAAGAAGTCACCGGTCAAGCGCCGCTACAGCGTGACGCAGGACATTGTCGGCTACCGCCGCTGTCCCCGGCAGTACGGGGAGATCAACGTCCACAAGTACGCTCCGGCTCACCAAACCCAGCTCTACTTCGGGACGGTTCTGCATCAGGTGTTGGACCGTTGCCATGGGCATTACCACGGCACGCTCGATCCCGCGACAGCCGGAACCTTGCCGGATGCAGGATCAGTTCTCTCCGATGCCGAGATCACCGCGCACCTTCACGCGTACGACTCGTCAGTGTCGGCTGGCGATGTGCCGCCCGCATCTCCCAGTGACATCATGCGTTACTTTCTGGAGGTGGAGAACAGCCTGAAGAGTCGCGGAATCCGAGCCATCACAAGGGATCAGCGCGTCAAGGCGATCCGCATCCTGCAGTACTTCAACGCGCTGGAGGGAGAGAATCTCTACCCCGCGAGTCGAGGACACCGAGCACCGGCTCCAGACAGACCAAAACACGTTCATCATGCATGGAGTGGTCGACTTGCTGGTGAACACGCCGGGGGCAGGAGGAGATCCTGGCGACTGCGAGATCTGGGACTACAAGGGGACGAGCCGTGTATCCATGACGCCCAACGACCTCCTGAGCTACCAGTTCCAGATGCAGGTCTACGCAAGGCTCTACGAGCTGAAACACGATGTGCTGCCCAAGAAGGTCGTTATCTATCTGCTGAGCGAGCTGGACGGTCCCACTTGCCCGACCAAACGCCCTGTCAACGCGGTCCTGGAGTTCGATGCATCCAATGGGCTCAGCAAAGCCGCCATCGACATCGCCATGGCGGAGTTCGTTGATACGGTTGGTGAGATTGAGATAGCCCGAGCACATGACCAGTGGGACCCAAGTCCCCCTGACTGCATCAGCGAACAGGACTGCGCCATCTGTGACTTCCGATGGGACTGCAGCACACCCCAACGGTGGGAAGGGCGTGAAGCTGAGGTGTCCGTAGGCGGGACAGAGACGACCGAGATGACGGAGTGACAGCTATGCAAGACCAAGAGGCGACAGTACCCCCGGAGGTGAGGAACGAGTTCCTCATCAAGCGGTACGAGGTGCTCTGGGGCAATATCGACAGATCCATGAACGGGATCTGGAACATCCTGGCGACGATCACCATCGTCGGGACCATGGTTTTCGCCGTCGAGAGCGGCAAGATGCCAGGACCGTTCGGCAAGACTGTCGGTTTCATCGTCATCTTCTGGGCCCTCAATATCGCCCTTGATCTGAATGCCTGGCACCAACGCAATCTGGCGTTTCTGACCGCCATCGAGCGTGCGTTTCTGAAAGACGGCGACTATGGGCGCATCATCCCCAAGAGCTACCGAACACCGAAGTCGACCTCGCTGGTCACGTTCTACGTGATCAACGTCCTCACATTCTCCTTTCTGCTCATCGCATTCAGCGTCTGGAGCATGGTGCCACGGAGCTCCGGTGGTTGCTGGGGGTGGGGGGGTGCTCCAGACCGCTGTCCTGGCGCTTACTGGTGTGGCGATCACGGTTGCGAATGGCATCAACCAGCATCGCTCCTACAAAGAGCACTGCGCTGAGCTGTTCAGCGAAACGGGCAGTAACTGACTTCCTGCACAGTCTCTTCCACTGGGCACAAAGGAAAGATGCCATCGAGGCAGGCCGGGCCCGGGGGCAGTGTCCCGAGCCCGGTGTTCATCCATGTAACGGATCTGGCCAACTCCTATGCGCTAGACTTCTGGTTCCAGCCAAGAGGGAGAACCGGACGGGTAGCGCAACTGAGATTCCGCAACGCGATCTCCAGGCGTTCGAAGGACGTCGCGCCATCGATCACTTGCCCGGTATCCCAACGCTTCCCATCGGCAGCAGCTTTCAAGTAGGCGCTGCTGTCGATCGAGTCCACGCCTGCGGCGAAGAGCTCGCGCACGGTCTCGGGCTTGCCAAGACCAAAGACATGGAGGGGCTTGTCCGGCTCGACGGCGCGGACGGCCTCCACGATGGCCAGGACGAGACCGAGGTCCCGGGACCGGGGAACCATGCCGCCGATGGCGATGCCGTCGAACTCATGGTCGGCATACGCTTCGGCGCACGCCCTTGCCGAATCGGGATCCCAAGCCTGGACGCAACCGTAGAGTGCCAAGTCCTTCCGTCGGCGGTTACGAACGGCCCAGATGGCGTTCGCGATGGTCAGTTTCTGGCGTTCCCTGGCCTCCGGCATCTCCATGCCCGGGGGTATCGGAAAATCGAGCGTGAACGCCACGTCCGCCTTCTCCTCCTGGAACTCCAGCACAGTCATGGGATCGAGGACTTCCTCGGTCTCGTCGGGCTTGGTCACGATGGTGACTCCCATTCCGTCCCGTTCCCCCGTGCGTGCGTTCTTGAACAGGGAGACGAACCCGCCCGAGTCGATCAGCACGGGTACCGATGGTAGTTCCTGCATGGCCTGCGCGAAGCTGTAGCTGACCATGACGGCCGGAGCGAGCCGAGGTAGATAGGGACGAATCAGATTGTCGAGGGGATAGCTGTCTCCGTAGGTGGTAACGGGTATGTACGCGGGGAAGGGAATCCTGCCCCGCTGGGTATCCAGGAAGCGTTCGTGTTCCACGAGCGTTTCTCCTTATGTCGTACGGGCTTCATCTATCTGCCCACAACGCGAGTAAGTCCAGGGCACCTTCCGTCGCCAACCCGTCGGTCAGCAGGGCGGCATGCTCCTGCACGAGTTCCTCGTTCCGCAGCATGCGGACGGCGAGTATGTGTTTTGCAGACATGCCCCTTGGCGAAGTCCCGGCAGTCGCACCGGTAGTCGCCTGAGGGGGGTACCGACGATGTGCGGCTCCAAGCCGCCGGTCACGTGCCAGCTAGTGTCATCCAGAACAGTGACGCGAAGGTCCATGGCACGACGGAGTCGGTAGGGATCGACGGAGGACGGGCGCAACGCCCTTGGGGGTTCGTTGCACAACTCCGGCAACTCCTCGTTCGGCAGGTCGCCCTGGGCGACCAACTCCCGGGCTGCGTCACGCCACTCCTGAGCGCGCTTCCACTTGAGTCCCGGCAATGCAATGAGCCTTCCTGGATCTGCCACCGTCAGCATCTCTAGGCTGTCGATCCCTACCCCCCAACAGCTTCCTGGCCCAGACTCCGCCGATCCCCTTGACCAAGGTCAGGGTCGCAGCGCACGGGCTTAGACCATGCTCGAGCATGTGGCGGAGAAGCTCGATGCTCCTGCAGGTGGCTTCTCCTACATCATCCGTGAACCGGGCCACAGCTCCCATCGCGAGCAACTGCCGGGACAGATTCTCGGCGAGACGCGTGATCTCGAACGCATAGCACCCGTGCTGCTCCGCAGTTCCCTCCTGGTCGCCAATACGGCTCCAGTCGAGCATCACCAGTGCCATCTTGATGGCCGCGAGCAGTCGTTTGCCGATTGCTCCCGTGCGTCGTCTGACTTGGTCGATTCCGGCGGCCAGGAGTTCGGAAGGCACTCCGGCCAACCGCGTGTGCAGCAATGGGAGCTCCTCGAAATCGACGGGTAGGATTGGCTCTGCGTCTTCGGTAGCAGCCAGAACCAGTAAGAGGTCGAAGTACGTCGGGTGTGGGACGTTGATCAGAAGGTCGCGCAGTTGCCGAACGGTTGCGGGGAAGAAGCATATGCCGACATGCCACCCGACCAAGCCTGGTCACGCGCAGCGTTCCCTCGGGCCCCGTACTTTCCTCGTCCTCGTTTTCGTCGGTCAGCATGCCGGCCGCGAGCATCTCCTGCACCGTGGCGTCGACATTGGCCAGACGGTTCTGGTGGGCGGCAAGGCTGGACGCGAACACACGATGGAGTTGCTCCTCGTCCCGTGCATAGCGCCCGCTGATCTCGGCAATGATCTGTTCGGCCAGGACACGAGGGTCGCATAGGCCCGACTGGATGGGCTCGAACACCCCCTGCAGATACGATTTCGCGGCCTTGTCCCATGCGGGGGCCATGAGCACGACCTCTCCCTTCTTGTCGAGACCGGGGCGACCGGCCCGCCCCACCACGCTGCCAGACATTGCGGCATGGCAGAGGCGCGAACTCCTTCCCGTTGAACTGCTGAAGATCATACAGAACGACTTGCCGGGCCGGCATGTTGAGCCCCATCTCCAGCGTTGCCGTGGCGACGAGGACGTCCAGCT
This genomic window from uncultured Draconibacterium sp. contains:
- a CDS encoding tRNA-guanine transglycosylase codes for the protein MEHERFLDTQRGRIPFPAYIPVTTYGDSYPLDNLIRPYLPRLAPAVMVSYSFAQAMQELPSVPVLIDSGGFVSLFKNARTGERDGMGVTIVTKPDETEEVLDPMTVLEFQEEKADVAFTLDFPIPPGMEMPEARERQKLTIANAIWAVRNRRRKDLALYGCVQAWDPDSARACAEAYADHEFDGIAIGGMVPRSRDLGLVLAIVEAVRAVEPDKPLHVFGLGKPETVRELFAAGVDSIDSSAYLKAAADGKRWDTGQVIDGATSFERLEIALRNLSCATRPVLPLGWNQKSSA
- a CDS encoding PD-(D/E)XK nuclease family protein, giving the protein MSASRRSASCSTSTRWRERISTPRVEDTEHRLQTDQNTFIMHGVVDLLVNTPGAGGDPGDCEIWDYKGTSRVSMTPNDLLSYQFQMQVYARLYELKHDVLPKKVVIYLLSELDGPTCPTKRPVNAVLEFDASNGLSKAAIDIAMAEFVDTVGEIEIARAHDQWDPSPPDCISEQDCAICDFRWDCSTPQRWEGREAEVSVGGTETTEMTE
- a CDS encoding UvrD-helicase domain-containing protein — protein: MISIDAFHEILDSEKGRGYPLNDSQRKAVDHPTGPLWLIAGPGSGKSEVLVTRTLRLLCVDGVDPRSVMLTTFTVKAARNLEDRLATYLSGLQHHEPSLAAVDISDLRIGTIHSLCNDILQEYRYPGYQNVRLLDQVEQHLFLYLHADITNHDDLAFWEFFEYAVSDWRSKDYAPGKWKRAKAATVLFNHIVEDMVDVSAMRGAGGHWATLADLYDQYVAMLKAKYRCDWAHLQARFVEFIQEPSGRQLLGGVAGKTPPLTHILVDEYQDSNPIQERLYLSLASQAPHNLTVVGDDDQALYRFRGGDSGGDGQLRQRPARLCWASTPHLCNSSRTIVLTRTSWSSSTGTSRPSRRWPDLA
- a CDS encoding 3'-5' exonuclease; this translates as MGIDPTPVQLVENYRSHEDIVEFFNRYITSFPEMARPGVRAPDKKPVEPMSSVTGDHPAVAWVTRKKAGDLPAAVADLIEDHLVADGVISDYSQCVLLLRSAKDSTRNAGPFLEALNAKGVPVYNPRSKTFMDSEEVQCLLGALVHVIDWNHWFRTITYPVPWVANVNSWIVTLDRALDAIPTMRHGLENYIEESNKALEADCRANPGGFLDVTLHEILFRILSLEPFREWRKDPVRSQRLAKVTRLFDSYHSFSLDSLRSDATGRSIDESFLGRFYYTFVSYLVDAGIDDEEDEEVVVPEGSLPVMTIHQAKGLEFPFVIVGQLGTKGRVGAAQQLEHELAPFRQDLYPRNPQAPADLAIEDDIRLLYVAYSRAQYALILAGTQTQMKKHVAAPGRDFTTFRRETKII
- a CDS encoding DUF87 domain-containing protein, with translation MLGYSQRNEATDTWEFHRPRRLPEHLSDVYHVNADNPEVAEVVRGLIASQLGSSGLRVGELLAGESPLEGVGIYLPTFALSHHIGVFGRTGCGKSNLMMVFLKAILDHNQRVLQEGLAEPKASIFAIDPHNEFWTWHAEAGGADGIRGVVQAYGLEEQHALVAPFAYLTAKNVSAAFQQKLDLSRADVTPPDLASIMEFSEQQVGYCNHVFHAKGEGWVQAVLMSSTEAGDDEDAGGYLPGTVSRCPAAVGLPAIRTHPDLRSVRSRCWPELRLHAAGHHLCVGAWAGPDPRHHPHE